From Pseudomonadota bacterium, a single genomic window includes:
- a CDS encoding sigma-70 family RNA polymerase sigma factor, producing MSSLSVLKPEEELEAARRIEHLEVDLWAHILSCPLVVESVLAAVEEAQAPGVQIEGAVALRRAARAARAPAVSTLARRRYGDLAYAVGRRLHDSDVDRQLLFAVLAALQQEAAPRGASARPRARGASRSKAPPRAVQNYLREVDDKFSRSQRARNEFVKANLRLVVSIARRFNYGRMPLGDLIQEGNMGLIKAVERFDYRRGYRFSTYASWWIRHAISRALADKGRAVRLPVHMVDAHHKVSRTRRELSSKLGRQPTSEEIAKESGIAFDKVSRLDSYLMDQPVSLDREIGGDDGRKFIDLIQDEDAVSPSESVMLQTMSARVLELLKELKPIEADILRRRFGLLDDRELTLKEIGEDYKLSRERIRQLQEQALGKIRVALERQDLC from the coding sequence ATGTCATCGCTTTCCGTGTTGAAACCTGAGGAGGAGCTTGAGGCCGCGCGGCGTATCGAGCACCTCGAGGTCGATCTCTGGGCCCATATCCTCAGCTGCCCCCTGGTCGTCGAGTCGGTGCTCGCGGCCGTCGAAGAGGCCCAGGCGCCCGGTGTTCAGATCGAAGGCGCCGTGGCGCTCCGCAGGGCCGCGCGAGCAGCCCGTGCCCCCGCCGTCTCGACGCTGGCGCGGCGGCGCTATGGCGACCTCGCCTACGCCGTCGGGCGGCGGCTGCACGACAGTGACGTCGATCGCCAGCTGCTCTTCGCCGTGCTCGCCGCGCTGCAGCAGGAGGCAGCACCGAGGGGCGCGAGCGCGCGGCCGCGGGCGCGCGGCGCAAGCCGCAGCAAGGCGCCACCGCGGGCGGTGCAAAACTACCTGCGCGAGGTCGACGACAAGTTCTCGCGCTCACAGCGGGCCCGCAACGAATTCGTCAAGGCCAACCTGCGTCTCGTCGTCAGCATCGCGCGTCGCTTCAACTATGGGCGGATGCCGCTGGGGGACCTGATCCAGGAAGGAAACATGGGGCTCATCAAGGCGGTGGAGCGCTTCGACTACCGGCGCGGCTACCGCTTCAGTACCTACGCGAGCTGGTGGATCCGCCACGCGATCAGTCGCGCGCTGGCCGATAAGGGGCGGGCGGTCCGCTTGCCCGTCCACATGGTCGATGCGCACCACAAGGTTTCGCGCACGCGGCGCGAGCTCAGCAGCAAACTGGGGCGGCAGCCGACGAGCGAGGAGATCGCGAAGGAGTCGGGAATCGCCTTCGATAAGGTCAGTCGGCTCGACAGCTATCTGATGGACCAGCCGGTGTCGCTCGACCGCGAGATCGGCGGTGACGACGGCAGGAAGTTCATCGACCTGATCCAGGACGAGGATGCGGTGTCGCCCTCGGAGAGCGTGATGCTGCAGACGATGAGCGCCCGCGTGCTCGAGCTGCTCAAGGAGCTCAAACCGATCGAGGCCGATATCCTGCGCCGCCGCTTCGGGTTGCTCGATGACCGGGAGCTGA